GCTGTGTTGTTTTGTTTCGTGTacgctataaataaataaaaaaactaaaagtgGCGATCGATTGCTTTATTTACCATGTAATTATCAGCTTGTTTTTGgaaacttttttgtataaaagttaatttagcTGCTTCCAATATAGGTAGTAAAATATCACAAggtaatttgtattattattattattatatatagttctGTAAACGTGTGCAATGATGGCATAACTTGACAAATCGCTCCATAAAATATTCGTTACACATCATAATGTCTTCACGTATACCGTATACGACATAAGGAGATTTAATTTCGTCTACAGGCAAGAAGAAACGGATCTTGCTTTAGTCGTAAATGATATGAAACACATGACAACTCACCGTGTGATAACACTATAGGTAAACACAAATATCACCCGCTTCCCCTGCCAGTTAGCAAACTTTCATAAACTCCTATACAGATTGCAAGAAAGCAAGAAgataaacacacacacacacacaaacacacacgTAATATTCAtcatgattataaaaaaaagtataattataccTTTTTTCGCCACTAGCCTCAGGTTCGTCTGACTTCTGTTCTCCTGGTTTAACTTGGGTTTGAACTTTTTCACTCATTTTTTGAACTACATTTTCGATATCGCGCATCCTGCACAGATTTTAAGcgttcaaaaaaaaaagaaaaactgaaaACTCTCTTTTGACAAAACCCTAAACGTAGATAGATGTtctatttgataaattaaactgaATTTAGCCCCGAAATCGGACAATGGttcttctttaaaatattacatcatCTAGGATCATGTTGTGTTCCTAATATGtatccatacatttttaaagaaactCCACAATCTGATATAACCTTTTCAGAGGAAGCGGGAGATACTGTTAGGGTCACAGCAAATAAAATCCATTCACAGCCTGTACAAGCGTGACAATAAACGGTGGTTTGAGATTCTTGTATAACTATACCTGGATCCGATGGCGTCGACAAGAGCCTGTAAATGGGTAGGTTTGTTTGATGACTTCATCGGTTCAGGGGCCGGCGATGACTCTGCAGTCTGGCGATAACTTATTTCCTGCAATATCGAGTTATAATTAactagccgcccgtcccggcttcgctcgggtataaATGACGATAAATCTAAATATGAATCACACTATCTcatggtgaaaaccgcataaaaatgcGTCATTTCTGAGTTTATCacggcagaggattttgttttataatatgtaaggatggttcaaaaattatgctaaaactatttattacaagattTTTCCATTGATCCACAGAGTCAGTAAATATATGagacactagatgttgcccggggcttcgctcccgtcggaattttgagataaaatatagcctatagcaatcttggataatgtacctttataatggtgaaagaatttttgaaatcggttctgtagtttcagagattacccacctcaaacatacaaactaacaaacgcttacctctttataataatagtataagtaTATGAACTTCAGTTGTTAAGGGACTGATTTTATCACTGTATCATGAATAGGGTCCTGTCAAaacagatttataaataacatttacgtTTTGGGAAACAAAAGTGGGCGAAGTCGTCATATACATAATTCAAGGCAGTTAATCGGCAAATTAACAATCGTAAAAGTTCGATCGATGcgtttgatttaatttattggattatgattttctataaatgagaatataattaaagttatGAAAAGAACTTTGATTATATCTACTATTAATCGAATTTTGAGGGCGTATCATAAAACACGTAACACGTAATTCCGTTCACACGTTCACTCTTATTTTACACGTACACGATACGGGAATAACTGACAGTGTGTGGATGTTAGTAACGTGCTGAAGTATcgaagtagtttgtagcttgtgagaaataactataaatataaagattgacgagaaaaagtgcctgtgaaggtctaatttctgaataaatgatttgaatttgaatttgctgtgtgtttgtatatttccTGGTAGGCCCTCTGACCTCTCAATGCTGTCAAAAAATACGTACTTTTGGCTGTTGTTCCTCCTCTTTCTCATTCCACTGTGACGGAGTATCAGGCCAGGACTCACGTTGATGTTGATCCTATAATAcacattttcatacatttatttttagttttatgctAAGTACAGCTAACAGCACATCACATTATCCTGCATTAACCtctaatagcggcgagtttgcaatgaattcggGTAGTTTGATGTGCGTCTTTTGgagcagatttttttttatggtagttgtttaatttttataaaataaagtcgacTGTCCTCCCCTTTTTTtacacagaaaataaaatgtacctactctCAATGTATGGTTAACGGTGCTCGTATTATAGAAGCGAAAGTGTGTGACTTCCTATATGTATTACTTCTTCACGGTCAAACGGCTGGGGcaatctttataaaattttatatttgaggTAACTGGTACCTTATATAAACCGCGCGGGGTGTAactagtttaattataattcatattaatttattttgcgtAAGTTTCAAATTGTTTAAGAGAAGAGTGCACCAAAGTAACTCTCACCTTTGGCTTCTGATTCGTATATGTTGAAACATAAGAAGTCGCAAATTCTCTTGCATTACTACCCTCCTCTGACATCTGTTGTTCCGCTGGTGGTTGTTGTTGTGGTACCTAAAAAGGTTTACTGGTCAGTTTTTGTGGTAAAAGTTTCTTTAGTTGCGTTAAGCactgtatttctttttattttttgttgttggcAACATCTCCGATTTCCAAAGAAgcttgtgaaataaatatataaaaatcatgtcttaattatatacaataccGTATACTTGTTCATAAAAAAGGTCTTCACTAATAACTtagttgaaaatttatataaaattacaaaaaaaaaaaacatttcaggCGAATAATTAGTGAAAATTACCAAACCATCCAAGATCATACTGGTAGTGtcagaaaaacataaaatgcgCAAGCTTCTCGTCCCGTTTAGatcgtaaaagtcaatcaagggccAAAACCGAAGGTTGTCCAATATACGTGAAAAAAAAGAGCTAGCGACTTTTTGTATTTCTGAATTTTTATTCCGTCAATTAGACCACATTCCGGTTAAATTAGACCTACGTATTTTATGagtcttggctctgtctactaTGGATAAacacgtgatactgtatcaaTATACATAGGAAACCACAATGACGTAGTGGGAAGTATTTACAGAGGTGTATCGACTgtgtaaattcaaataagtaaataaaaaatattatgtgcaAATTTTTGATTACggaatgacaaaaatataaacaaattaatatgataaataaagtaattatacCATAGTAATTACTATGGTcgtcatattattttgtttgtattttggtAATTTCATATTGAAATGCCCTTTATGCCCACATGACAATAGCATTAAGCcagaatttcgaaataaattctGATGTCTTTTAATATagtacaaattcaaattcaaataattcagaaattagaccttcacaggcactttttctcgtcaatttttatatttatagttttctgcTGTCATTTTGTCATTGTGTTTTTCATGTCATTTCTGCTGGTACCTTACCACGAAACATCCTAACACGTAagacgttactaacgtccacacaCTTTCTGTTTCTCTCTTCTCATATCGTGTACCTACGTATAgttaaaaaaagagagaacttGTGAACGCAACAACGAGCTACGAGTTTTATGTATCACGGTACCTCCCCTCCGCTTTGCTAGCGGGTGTCTTTTGATCCATTTAATTACCAGTGATGCTGGGTCCAGTTTCTCCGTGGGTCCAGTTTCGGCGTCTTCCTCCTTCCGTTCGGGCTCATGGTGACGCGATTCCGGCTCACGAGGTCGTGAGTCAGGATCGCGGTCGGCCGGAGATTCGTCCTCGTAATACTGATTTTGAGATTGAGGCTTGTGCCGTTTTCTGAGATCAAAAAGTATACCGTCATAGGCGCCGGTAGAAGGAGGAGTATTTAGACCTCCCTGCCAGAAgagaaatacttaaaaattaagtcgctTTGATAAACTATTCAAGTCTATGAAGAACCTATATCTTAGGTTAATTATAGTTTGCGAGagtgaattaatatttgtgattctttcacgcaatattTGCTGAAAAGATTTCAATGATATTTAGTACAAtttcattacttttaataccgaaattcccacgggagcggtACCCAGGGTACAATATTTTGATCTAACCTGAAAGCAAAACTGGCGCCGACTATgtataccatattttataagttcaATGGATACATTTTACGCCGGACCCCAGACAATGGGTAATATAGCTCAATAACCTGCGCGGGGCCCCCACTTTGGTGCCCTCTCTGATCGGGGACCCGGTCCAACTGGAGCCTTCTTGCCAGTGCCTGATGGCCAacgaaaaaaatgtcattagcCCATGATCAGGGAGCCCCTTTCGGCTGGGGGCCCGGGCATTTTGCGCACTTGCTACccttttgttgttttaaatgttgtaataaaacaccaaaaaaaaaaagtcacaaAATGCCccatagatataatataatttaaagtgTGGATTTTTTTGAAACAACCTTTCTTCATAGAAGCGTTATATTACATCCTAAATACTCAGCCGAACCCTTAATTGAACccaaatcaaaattacaaaGCTTAGTTTTgtgatttcattaaatattgaaacattttaatttaattgtcgCTTTTAACGTTTATTTATCAGTATCTAGTAATATTACTATACTTGGTTTCAAACCTGTTGTTTTCTACAGGTCTAATTTCTACGGAACCCGATTTAGGAATTACTGCTCATAGCAAAGGTATCTGGTaagaaataatacaattatattatttaataccttACCTTTCACTGTTGTCAGGTTTATGTTCCTTCTGATCTGTGGTCAAAGCAATCTGAAACAATACACATAGTGAGAACATAGGAAACAATCTATATTATAACCAttgtattatgaaatattagttattcTTTATaacagatacagtatcacgtgtTTATTCTGACCGACAAGTATTTTCAAGACGAAGATGATACTTTATGAGGTAAACAGAGTCATGGTTCGGCGAAATTGAAGTTTAATATGGCTGAATAATGGAATTGTCCGTGTGCCTAGTAACCTATAACATTAGCTACGAGACAATCCCTTGTTTAAATTTCTTTCCCAtgtgaatattaattaactttacgtatattctattttttgcTCCCAATTAGCACGGAGGTGTTTCTCaacatgatattttaaattaataaatatttccaacATCTGCCTTGTATCAATATGTTGTAAAATCAGTTAGACCCACTTCTGCCTTGGTGTAGATTTTACTATATCTCTGTTCATTATTACGAACGAGAGACAATAGTTCTTCTTCATAAAAAGTCAACGTACACTtcatacctattttatttacctatatcgttatctctatttttattgatataagaTTGTAACGCAGCTCCGCTTTGTTTGGAATCTCTTTCAATGTATTTCGCCTGCGCTGGCACATTTGGATctactgtcataaattttaaaattctaaatccgcTCGAACACTTTGACGCGTAAACATTACGATCACGCTAGCGAGGCGAGAGGGTggccgtgataaatttataaacattaaataaaataataagaacaaacCCAATAAGGGTAAGTGCTccatttattgtgaatatatataacgtatcacctaatctctattttagatttttaatttatatttaattgttctaggtcttaccttaagttttataataaacttactttactaCCTACTGCCTAGTGCCTATTTACTATCCAACCCAAGACAAAACCCCGACAAgatatagacaaaatatatttcacttaaataagtttaaagtattcattaacatttattataacaaagtgTCTACGCCAGTACACCACAACACTAGGCGCGTCCCGGCCGCGACCCCTCGCGCGGCAGCCAATGGCTATCGaacacgacaatttaaattttattcctgcgcgcgcactacaaatctagttttttctattgttttttttttcctgtcattcgattcgatttctgtttttcattataccaatttgtaagaacaaagaaaaatataattatctaattcttagctcctaattattttattttaactacctattagtTCCGTAATGAACACAAAGATTAGTGATTACTCACGACTATGTCCGGCGATGTTTGAGGAGGAATTCTAGATTGTGACATGCCGTCATTGTACGCCGGTTCTGGCAGCTTCGCGGACCTCATGAACTTGTCTTTCGGCTTGTCGTTGTCAGAATCTGTCAGCTCGTACACTGGACCTTCATTTCCTACCctgtttaaaatgttaaattataatttgggTCTAACAGGGTCTAACAAACCAGAGCCATAATGTTGACAGTATATAATAGTCTTCTTAAGATCGACACGCCAAACATTACTGCATGAATAATATTGCATGCATGCATTATGAAGGGTGGTCAAAAACATTGCAGAGGATATGgaggatataaataaataaaataaatgtaaataagggataaatcacacagattgagctagcccaaagtaagttcgaaacttgtgttatgggatactaactcaacgatactatattttatagcaaatatacaatatagacaaacatccaagacccgggctaatcagaaaaagatcattttccatcatgacccgaccggggatcgaaaccgggacctctcggctcAGAGGCAAGtgctttaccactgcgccaccgaggtcgtaaaaaaatgatttataataagtatagtgGGCATAATTTCTCTCATGTGTACTAATTTGCAACTCATTATTAGAGTATCACGTACGATATAGTAACAAAGTGCATCTTGCATTTCAATAATAGATACAAAGACTAAAGTGTGTTTTGGTCGACTGGTTGCAATTGCTAATGGTCGACCGTCCTCTCCCGTTCTGGAGCCAAGagtataatttagtttttacccGATCTAAGCCGTGCCTGGCGGTtgatttgtgcaataaaagaCAAAGTTATTTACTTAGGTGAGAATTCGTTAGTGGTCCCAGGTGGTGGCTTCTTCATTTTGTACATGTGGCTCCATGGTGCCGCGGGGAGGGTCTCCCAGGGCTGGCCGAGGACTCTGGTCCACACCTCTCCTCTGACTACTACTAGACacctgtaaataataaattaaataaataattatattaggacaaatcacacagattgagctagccccaaagtaagttcgagacttgtgttatgggatactaactcaacgatacta
This Plodia interpunctella isolate USDA-ARS_2022_Savannah chromosome 27, ilPloInte3.2, whole genome shotgun sequence DNA region includes the following protein-coding sequences:
- the LOC128681384 gene encoding uncharacterized protein LOC128681384 isoform X4 gives rise to the protein MILYFLLCVVAVVAEDAQNEAAYKDQFCTDPRTMKKHAAYTEWADAYSCTRHRCQPGGRNLAIYTVGCKRVEAPESAIECEEVVEDTNMQFPYCCTRLRCLVVVRGEVWTRVLGQPWETLPAAPWSHMYKMKKPPPGTTNEFSPKVGNEGPVYELTDSDNDKPKDKFMRSAKLPEPAYNDGMSQSRIPPQTSPDIVIALTTDQKEHKPDNSERHWQEGSSWTGSPIREGTKVGAPRRKRHKPQSQNQYYEDESPADRDPDSRPREPESRHHEPERKEEDAETGPTEKLDPASLVPQQQPPAEQQMSEEGSNAREFATSYVSTYTNQKPKDQHQRESWPDTPSQWNEKEEEQQPKEISYRQTAESSPAPEPMKSSNKPTHLQALVDAIGSSVHETKQHSKYVKKKKAKRPNANGEQYKRFTVRNRGSKYLRGAPDGTTEPPVFADNNGYFSDASNSVLRRNNPGIEPKEPAPTYMAPVENRRKAHPPPATSEEKVTKKHRKRTHKKKKKSGKPHKRHHKEGGEKKRKFNRANSVENDRIVISLEDSSAANGNNK
- the LOC128681384 gene encoding triadin-like isoform X2 — translated: MILYFLLCVVAVVAEDAQNEAAYKDQFCTDPRTMKKHAAYTEWADAYSCTRHRCQPGGRNLAIYTVGCKRVEAPESAIECEEVVEDTNMQFPYCCTRLRCLVVVRGEVWTRVLGQPWETLPAAPWSHMYKMKKPPPGTTNEFSPKVGNEGPVYELTDSDNDKPKDKFMRSAKLPEPAYNDGMSQSRIPPQTSPDIVIALTTDQKEHKPDNSERKRHKPQSQNQYYEDESPADRDPDSRPREPESRHHEPERKEEDAETGPTEKLDPASLVPQQQPPAEQQMSEEGSNAREFATSYVSTYTNQKPKDQHQRESWPDTPSQWNEKEEEQQPKEISYRQTAESSPAPEPMKSSNKPTHLQALVDAIGSRMRDIENVVQKMSEKVQTQVKPGEQKSDEPEASGEKSVHETKQHSKYVKKKKAKRPNANGEQYKRFTVRNRGSKYLRGAPDGTTEPPVFADNNGYFSDASNSVLRRNNPGIEPKEPAPTYMAPVENRRKAHPPPATSEEKVTKKHRKRTHKKKKKSGKPHKRHHKEGGEKKRKFNRANSVENDRIVISLEDSSAANGNNK
- the LOC128681384 gene encoding uncharacterized protein LOC128681384 isoform X5, which encodes MILYFLLCVVAVVAEDAQNEAAYKDQFCTDPRTMKKHAAYTEWADAYSCTRHRCQPGGRNLAIYTVGCKRVEAPESAIECEEVVEDTNMQFPYCCTRLRCLVVVRGEVWTRVLGQPWETLPAAPWSHMYKMKKPPPGTTNEFSPKVGNEGPVYELTDSDNDKPKDKFMRSAKLPEPAYNDGMSQSRIPPQTSPDIVIALTTDQKEHKPDNSERHWQEGSSWTGSPIREGTKVGAPRRKRHKPQSQNQYYEDESPADRDPDSRPREPESRHHEPERKEEDAETGPTEKLDPASLVPQQQPPAEQQMSEEGSNAREFATSYVSTYTNQKPKDQHQRESWPDTPSQWNEKEEEQQPKEISYRQTAESSPAPEPMKSSNKPTHLQALVDAIGSRFTVRNRGSKYLRGAPDGTTEPPVFADNNGYFSDASNSVLRRNNPGIEPKEPAPTYMAPVENRRKAHPPPATSEEKVTKKHRKRTHKKKKKSGKPHKRHHKEGGEKKRKFNRANSVENDRIVISLEDSSAANGNNK
- the LOC128681384 gene encoding uncharacterized protein LOC128681384 isoform X3, giving the protein MILYFLLCVVAVVAEDAQNEAAYKDQFCTDPRTMKKHAAYTEWADAYSCTRHRCQPGGRNLAIYTVGCKRVEAPESAIECEEVVEDTNMQFPYCCTRLRCLVVVRGEVWTRVLGQPWETLPAAPWSHMYKMKKPPPGTTNEFSPKVGNEGPVYELTDSDNDKPKDKFMRSAKLPEPAYNDGMSQSRIPPQTSPDIVIALTTDQKEHKPDNSERHWQEGSSWTGSPIREGTKVGAPRRKRHKPQSQNQYYEDESPADRDPDSRPREPESRHHEPERKEEDAETGPTEKLDPASLVPQQQPPAEQQMSEEGSNAREFATSYVSTYTNQKPKDQHQRESWPDTPSQWNEKEEEQQPKEISYRQTAESSPAPEPMKSSNKPTHLQALVDAIGSRMRDIENVVQKMSEKVQTQVKPGEQKSDEPEASGEKRFTVRNRGSKYLRGAPDGTTEPPVFADNNGYFSDASNSVLRRNNPGIEPKEPAPTYMAPVENRRKAHPPPATSEEKVTKKHRKRTHKKKKKSGKPHKRHHKEGGEKKRKFNRANSVENDRIVISLEDSSAANGNNK
- the LOC128681384 gene encoding muscle M-line assembly protein unc-89-like isoform X1 encodes the protein MILYFLLCVVAVVAEDAQNEAAYKDQFCTDPRTMKKHAAYTEWADAYSCTRHRCQPGGRNLAIYTVGCKRVEAPESAIECEEVVEDTNMQFPYCCTRLRCLVVVRGEVWTRVLGQPWETLPAAPWSHMYKMKKPPPGTTNEFSPKVGNEGPVYELTDSDNDKPKDKFMRSAKLPEPAYNDGMSQSRIPPQTSPDIVIALTTDQKEHKPDNSERHWQEGSSWTGSPIREGTKVGAPRRKRHKPQSQNQYYEDESPADRDPDSRPREPESRHHEPERKEEDAETGPTEKLDPASLVPQQQPPAEQQMSEEGSNAREFATSYVSTYTNQKPKDQHQRESWPDTPSQWNEKEEEQQPKEISYRQTAESSPAPEPMKSSNKPTHLQALVDAIGSRMRDIENVVQKMSEKVQTQVKPGEQKSDEPEASGEKSVHETKQHSKYVKKKKAKRPNANGEQYKRFTVRNRGSKYLRGAPDGTTEPPVFADNNGYFSDASNSVLRRNNPGIEPKEPAPTYMAPVENRRKAHPPPATSEEKVTKKHRKRTHKKKKKSGKPHKRHHKEGGEKKRKFNRANSVENDRIVISLEDSSAANGNNK